The following proteins are co-located in the Spirosoma montaniterrae genome:
- a CDS encoding DUF6089 family protein, with protein sequence MYLQHVYKAWLLVAGLFISLGTEAQKIEVGGGVGGMLYKGDVSAFLNPRSYSPAANLFFRYNATRSVSFRAGLAAGWIQGEDRFSRDPFQQARDFSFRSTLSEATVDVEYNFRSYKLTPKAKNWSPYVFGGIGLCSFRNATIRARGMVNFPLGVGIKYEIKRPWSVGVEFGTRFTNNDYLDGLGDRTFGVTTSKLGQGNPALRDSYTYTAITVSYTFYKIVCP encoded by the coding sequence ATGTACTTACAACATGTTTATAAAGCCTGGCTTTTGGTGGCCGGGCTTTTTATCAGCCTTGGCACGGAGGCACAAAAAATAGAAGTAGGGGGCGGAGTGGGCGGTATGCTCTATAAGGGCGACGTCTCAGCGTTCCTGAATCCGCGTTCGTATAGCCCGGCGGCCAATCTGTTTTTTCGGTACAATGCAACCCGCTCGGTGTCGTTTCGGGCGGGCTTAGCTGCTGGCTGGATTCAGGGCGAAGATCGTTTCAGCCGCGACCCGTTTCAACAGGCCCGCGATTTTTCGTTTCGGAGTACCCTGAGCGAAGCTACGGTTGATGTAGAATACAATTTTCGCAGTTATAAACTAACCCCCAAAGCTAAAAATTGGTCGCCTTATGTGTTCGGTGGAATAGGGCTATGTAGCTTTCGCAACGCCACCATTCGGGCGCGGGGCATGGTCAATTTTCCGCTTGGCGTGGGTATTAAGTACGAAATCAAACGCCCGTGGAGCGTAGGCGTGGAATTTGGCACCCGTTTTACCAATAACGATTATCTGGATGGTCTCGGCGACCGCACCTTCGGCGTCACAACCAGTAAACTCGGTCAGGGTAACCCGGCCCTGCGCGATAGCTATACCTACACGGCCATTACCGTCAGCTATACGTTTTATAAAATCGTGTGTCCGTGA
- a CDS encoding sensor histidine kinase, whose translation MRLILVDFFFHDNKKVEDWISVGLVLQTIAIYYFLGYFVFPRYIYKYRFGVGLAWLFFVHTLIYETNYLLFWYLQQINDGPRIERDWKLFLDAGLLGFASNWLGALWSFMYSFPFALIILTVRVVNDIIRLRTDNLNLELAFLKAQVNPHFLFNTLNSVYGRVFDSDQQAADLVLRLSELMRYNLYEANVPRIDLEKELAYIQNYLSLERNRLLDEDVLIEYDQQGDPAPYTIAPLLLIAFVENAFKHGVKGAAEPAYVQVRAEIGSGVLLFEVENSLISRQIPESLIRNKGKKAGGVGLSNVRRRLDSLYAGRYELSLTPDSDSYTARLQIELQ comes from the coding sequence ATGCGACTTATTCTCGTTGATTTTTTCTTTCACGACAACAAAAAGGTAGAGGATTGGATATCGGTGGGGCTGGTTCTGCAAACAATAGCTATCTATTATTTCTTAGGCTATTTTGTTTTTCCCCGCTACATCTACAAATATCGGTTTGGGGTAGGGCTTGCCTGGCTGTTTTTTGTCCATACCCTTATCTACGAGACGAATTATCTGCTCTTCTGGTATCTGCAACAAATTAACGATGGCCCCCGTATCGAGCGCGACTGGAAATTGTTTCTGGACGCCGGTTTGCTGGGATTTGCCAGCAACTGGCTGGGAGCTTTATGGAGTTTTATGTATAGCTTTCCGTTTGCGTTAATCATTCTGACCGTGCGGGTCGTCAATGATATTATTCGGTTACGAACCGACAATCTGAACCTGGAACTGGCTTTTTTGAAAGCGCAGGTTAATCCTCATTTTCTGTTCAATACGCTCAACAGCGTTTATGGCCGGGTTTTCGATTCCGATCAGCAGGCCGCCGATTTAGTGTTGCGGTTGTCGGAGTTGATGCGCTATAACCTCTACGAAGCAAACGTGCCCCGCATCGATTTGGAAAAAGAGCTGGCTTACATTCAGAATTACCTCAGTCTGGAACGCAATCGGCTGCTCGATGAAGATGTATTGATCGAGTACGACCAGCAGGGCGACCCGGCTCCATATACTATTGCACCTTTGTTGTTGATTGCCTTTGTTGAAAATGCTTTTAAACATGGCGTCAAAGGAGCCGCCGAGCCAGCCTATGTGCAGGTGCGGGCCGAAATTGGCTCGGGTGTATTACTGTTCGAGGTTGAAAACAGCCTCATAAGCAGGCAAATACCGGAGTCGCTGATTAGAAACAAAGGTAAGAAGGCTGGGGGAGTAGGACTGTCGAACGTGCGTCGGCGGCTGGATTCGCTCTACGCGGGCAGGTATGAACTGAGCCTTACGCCCGATTCTGATTCATATACGGCCCGGTTGCAGATTGAGCTTCAGTGA
- a CDS encoding NAD kinase, whose protein sequence is MKIAIHGRNFPESARPYIQSMFDELAKRQVEVIISAGYREFLDNASVAHYSQITYTIEEGVLEADFIFSLGGDGTLLDAVTHVGPRQIPIVGINIGRLGFLATVAPNSVRLMIDALYNGQFSIDERTLVGVRSTPDIFGNLPFGLNDFTITRTQTSSMITVHSYLDGEFLNSYWADGIIISTPSGSTGYSLSCGGPVLLPQTNNFIITPISPHNLNVRPMIVMDSCQLAFEVESRSGNFLAALDSRSFTVDTSARISVQKETFVARLVKLSDDNFLNTLRSKLNWGWDIRN, encoded by the coding sequence ATGAAAATCGCCATTCACGGGCGCAACTTTCCCGAATCGGCCAGGCCATATATTCAGTCGATGTTTGACGAATTGGCAAAACGACAGGTCGAAGTTATTATCTCGGCGGGTTACCGCGAATTTTTAGATAATGCCTCGGTAGCGCACTACAGTCAAATCACCTACACGATTGAGGAGGGCGTTTTAGAGGCCGACTTCATTTTTAGTTTGGGAGGAGATGGCACGCTGCTCGATGCCGTTACGCACGTTGGTCCCCGCCAGATTCCAATTGTTGGTATCAACATCGGGCGGCTGGGCTTTCTGGCTACGGTGGCGCCAAACTCGGTGCGACTCATGATCGATGCGCTGTATAACGGACAGTTCAGCATCGATGAACGTACATTGGTAGGCGTGCGCTCAACGCCCGATATTTTTGGTAATCTGCCGTTTGGCCTGAACGATTTTACCATCACCCGCACCCAAACGTCGTCAATGATTACGGTACATAGCTACCTCGATGGCGAGTTTTTGAATTCATACTGGGCCGATGGCATTATTATATCGACCCCTTCCGGCTCAACCGGGTATTCGCTCAGTTGCGGGGGGCCGGTACTGCTGCCCCAAACCAATAATTTTATTATTACCCCTATCAGCCCGCATAATCTGAACGTGCGGCCAATGATTGTGATGGATAGCTGCCAACTCGCATTTGAGGTAGAAAGCCGAAGCGGTAACTTTCTGGCCGCGCTCGATTCGCGTTCGTTTACGGTCGATACGTCGGCCCGAATTAGTGTACAGAAAGAAACTTTCGTGGCCCGGTTGGTAAAATTAAGCGATGATAACTTCCTGAATACCTTACGCAGTAAACTCAATTGGGGCTGGGATATTCGAAATTAA
- a CDS encoding L-threonylcarbamoyladenylate synthase has translation MTPIRDIAHQLRQGQLIALADETGWSVAADPVSDTAVERLLLLRSLLPPGQQPTVLIQNTDQLGMYVAKLPDVAYDLVEFAENPLTVVYDQGKNLSVKLLDEHITVAVRRSLNTDVQRLIGSFGRGLLTIPLESLLLPQVAADAISERFGMLPPMPKRMRIMRLGVNGEVGFIRK, from the coding sequence ATGACTCCCATTCGTGACATTGCGCACCAGCTTCGGCAGGGGCAGCTCATTGCGCTGGCCGACGAAACTGGCTGGTCGGTAGCCGCCGATCCGGTCAGCGATACGGCTGTTGAGCGGCTGCTGTTGCTGCGTTCACTGTTGCCCCCCGGTCAGCAACCTACGGTCTTGATTCAGAACACCGATCAGTTGGGCATGTACGTTGCCAAACTGCCCGACGTAGCTTACGACCTGGTTGAGTTTGCCGAAAATCCGCTTACCGTAGTTTACGATCAGGGTAAAAACCTGTCGGTAAAACTGCTCGATGAGCACATAACGGTAGCTGTCCGGCGGTCGCTCAACACCGACGTGCAGCGGCTGATTGGCAGTTTTGGTCGCGGATTATTGACCATTCCGCTCGAATCATTGTTATTACCACAGGTTGCTGCCGATGCCATCAGCGAACGTTTCGGTATGCTGCCTCCTATGCCTAAGCGGATGCGCATTATGCGGCTGGGCGTAAATGGCGAAGTTGGGTTTATCAGAAAATGA
- a CDS encoding helix-turn-helix domain-containing protein, whose protein sequence is MNPIALKIRKLREIHGYPQEYVAFQLGVSQAAYSKKETGRTELSLTVLQQVSALYGISLIDLINLNVQDLIVMAVRQQVS, encoded by the coding sequence ATGAACCCAATTGCTCTAAAAATCCGCAAGCTGCGCGAAATTCACGGCTACCCCCAGGAGTACGTTGCGTTTCAGTTGGGCGTTAGCCAGGCCGCTTACAGCAAAAAAGAAACAGGCCGCACCGAACTATCGCTGACGGTGTTGCAGCAGGTTTCGGCCCTGTACGGCATCAGTCTCATAGACCTCATCAACCTGAACGTACAAGACCTGATTGTGATGGCTGTTCGGCAACAGGTTTCATAA
- a CDS encoding M23 family metallopeptidase, with product MRAVGILGAILVGGLNAASSQVVITNSDEPTLYAYCQQFQTLYTQIRQQHITPDSARMQFSGIMRGLQQGFRNNGPYRIDSLERDSLRRTGRYFAFPLRGYTATAIGGTHGEGYRGIGFDLFDYKVRGSHPAQDIFIVDRNQDNLDDRNGQPVDILAMTGGIVLAIETGWQPGSEYRGGNWIWVYDPVMHGLFYYAHNNRIYVSPGQWVQAGQKLAEIGRTGFNAYKSRSPTHLHLMYLQIQPDGLPKPMNPYQWLLTAKLTK from the coding sequence ATGCGGGCAGTGGGTATTCTGGGGGCTATTCTGGTCGGTGGCTTAAACGCGGCATCATCGCAGGTGGTTATCACCAACTCCGACGAGCCTACACTCTATGCTTACTGTCAGCAGTTTCAGACGCTGTACACGCAAATCCGCCAGCAGCATATTACGCCCGACTCGGCCCGGATGCAGTTCAGCGGTATTATGCGCGGTCTGCAACAAGGTTTTCGTAACAACGGACCGTATCGCATAGATTCGCTCGAACGCGACAGTCTGCGCCGAACGGGTCGGTATTTTGCGTTTCCACTGCGGGGCTATACGGCCACGGCCATCGGCGGTACGCACGGCGAAGGCTACCGGGGTATCGGTTTCGATCTGTTCGATTATAAAGTACGCGGTAGCCACCCAGCCCAGGACATCTTTATCGTTGACCGCAATCAGGATAATTTAGATGACCGCAACGGCCAGCCGGTCGATATTCTGGCAATGACCGGCGGTATTGTTTTAGCCATTGAAACCGGCTGGCAACCCGGCTCCGAGTACCGGGGCGGCAACTGGATTTGGGTTTACGACCCCGTTATGCACGGCCTGTTTTATTACGCCCACAATAACCGGATTTATGTATCGCCGGGGCAATGGGTACAGGCCGGGCAAAAACTCGCCGAAATAGGGCGCACGGGCTTCAACGCCTACAAAAGCCGCTCACCAACGCACCTGCATCTGATGTATCTGCAAATTCAGCCCGATGGCCTGCCCAAGCCAATGAACCCTTACCAGTGGCTACTGACGGCGAAATTAACGAAGTGA
- a CDS encoding nitrilase-related carbon-nitrogen hydrolase produces MSYKALALQLTCQTVNHCETRDEAETLMLQTIERIEKQIAASINFIGRDTLLVVVPEYFLTGFPMGETIEQWREKAALEIDGRIYEALSAVVQRQQIYFSGNVYEQDPFFPELYFQTSFIIGPNGDVLLRYRRLNSMFAPTPHDVWELYLDAYGYDSLFPVAKTNIGNLACIASEEILYPEVARCLSMRGAEVLLHSTSETGSPLLTQKNVAKLARAIENMGYVVSANSAGMAGSPIPFGSTDAGSKIIDPKGIVLAEAGYGESMVANADIDLAALREFRQRPAIGNLLARQRTELYAQSYASTSIYPPDTLLGQTAERQHFVRTQQEVIKKLYS; encoded by the coding sequence ATGTCTTACAAAGCTCTTGCCCTCCAGCTAACTTGTCAAACCGTTAATCATTGTGAAACCCGCGACGAAGCCGAAACGCTGATGTTGCAAACTATTGAACGAATCGAAAAACAGATTGCGGCCTCCATCAACTTCATCGGGCGCGACACCCTGCTGGTGGTTGTGCCGGAGTATTTCCTGACCGGCTTCCCGATGGGTGAAACCATTGAGCAATGGCGCGAAAAAGCCGCCCTCGAAATCGATGGGCGTATTTACGAAGCCTTGAGCGCGGTGGTGCAACGACAGCAGATTTACTTTTCAGGAAATGTCTACGAACAGGACCCGTTTTTCCCTGAATTGTACTTTCAGACCAGCTTTATCATCGGCCCCAACGGCGATGTGCTGCTGCGCTACCGGCGGCTGAACTCGATGTTTGCGCCCACACCCCACGACGTTTGGGAGCTGTATCTCGACGCTTACGGCTACGATTCGCTGTTTCCGGTGGCAAAAACCAATATCGGTAATCTGGCCTGCATAGCGTCGGAAGAGATTCTATACCCCGAAGTAGCCCGGTGCCTGTCGATGCGCGGGGCCGAAGTGCTGCTGCATTCAACGTCGGAGACGGGTAGCCCGCTGCTAACGCAGAAAAACGTGGCCAAACTGGCGCGGGCCATTGAAAACATGGGTTATGTGGTATCGGCAAATTCGGCGGGCATGGCCGGTAGCCCGATTCCGTTTGGCTCAACCGATGCCGGGTCGAAAATCATTGATCCAAAGGGCATTGTGCTGGCCGAAGCTGGTTATGGCGAGAGCATGGTTGCCAATGCCGACATCGATCTGGCCGCCCTGCGCGAGTTTCGGCAACGCCCGGCAATAGGCAACCTGCTGGCCCGCCAACGCACCGAACTCTACGCCCAGAGCTACGCCAGCACGAGTATCTACCCGCCCGATACACTGCTGGGGCAAACAGCCGAACGCCAGCATTTTGTACGCACCCAACAGGAAGTGATTAAGAAACTGTATTCGTGA
- the bshB1 gene encoding bacillithiol biosynthesis deacetylase BshB1 translates to MKVDVLAIAAHPDDIEMTCAGTVLSLVNQGRTVAGVDLTRGELGTRGTPEIRLQEAAEGARLMQLAARENMGFRDGFFRNDEEHQMALIPIIRQYRPQIVLTNAPDDRHPDHGRAAQLVVEACFYAGLRMIETVGKDGQPQEAHRPAYIYHFIQDRSLQPDFVVDVSPYWAGKLAAIKAYQSQFFNPNSTEPASYISGEPFMKFLEARTREHGHRIGVEFGEGFITKRMLGVKDLFQLI, encoded by the coding sequence ATGAAGGTTGATGTTTTAGCCATTGCGGCCCACCCCGACGATATTGAAATGACCTGCGCCGGTACGGTGCTTTCACTTGTGAATCAGGGCCGTACCGTTGCAGGTGTGGATCTGACACGGGGCGAACTGGGTACACGCGGAACCCCCGAAATACGGCTACAGGAGGCTGCCGAGGGAGCAAGGCTGATGCAGTTGGCAGCCCGCGAAAATATGGGTTTCCGCGACGGGTTTTTCCGTAACGACGAAGAACACCAGATGGCTCTGATTCCTATTATTCGCCAATATCGTCCGCAGATCGTGCTGACCAACGCCCCCGACGACCGCCATCCCGACCACGGGCGGGCCGCTCAGTTGGTCGTTGAAGCGTGTTTTTATGCTGGCCTGCGCATGATTGAGACAGTGGGCAAAGATGGTCAGCCGCAGGAAGCACACCGGCCAGCCTACATCTACCATTTTATTCAGGATCGTTCGCTGCAACCCGATTTTGTGGTCGACGTGTCGCCGTACTGGGCTGGCAAATTAGCGGCTATCAAAGCCTATCAAAGCCAGTTTTTTAACCCAAACAGTACCGAACCGGCGAGTTATATTTCGGGCGAACCGTTTATGAAGTTTCTGGAGGCCCGCACCCGCGAACACGGCCACCGCATTGGCGTTGAGTTTGGCGAAGGCTTCATCACTAAGCGGATGCTGGGTGTGAAAGACTTGTTTCAGTTGATTTGA
- a CDS encoding LytR/AlgR family response regulator transcription factor, with the protein MNETLTCYLIDDEGAAHHIMTKYIERVPYLRLLGKSTDPFDGLDKVQELKPDVLFLDVEMPYLSGVEFLRSLPLPHPAVIMVTASPEFAAETYNFDAVTHYLLKPAGFDKFLEAINRVAKRLNFVADPNAPVLTRPATRPQSDELADPRERVPYFLIKADKKLVRVAPDDIVFAEGMKDYVRLQLNDQLLITHMTMSRLEEMLPPSKFLRVHRSFIVRRQAIKEIDGNLIKTIDGQKRVQIGVTYRDAVMEELRKNLL; encoded by the coding sequence ATGAACGAAACACTAACCTGCTATTTGATTGATGATGAGGGGGCTGCTCACCACATCATGACAAAGTACATTGAGCGGGTGCCTTATCTGCGGCTGCTCGGCAAAAGCACCGATCCGTTCGATGGGCTGGACAAGGTGCAGGAGCTCAAACCAGACGTGCTGTTTCTGGACGTGGAGATGCCGTATTTGTCAGGCGTCGAATTTTTGCGTTCGCTGCCCCTGCCGCACCCGGCTGTTATTATGGTGACGGCCTCGCCTGAGTTTGCCGCCGAAACCTATAATTTCGACGCCGTAACACATTACCTGCTCAAGCCTGCCGGTTTCGACAAATTTCTGGAAGCCATCAACCGCGTGGCGAAGCGGCTGAATTTTGTTGCTGACCCGAATGCGCCCGTGCTGACGCGCCCGGCTACCCGCCCGCAATCCGACGAACTTGCCGACCCACGCGAGCGGGTGCCGTATTTCCTGATTAAAGCCGATAAGAAATTAGTACGGGTAGCGCCCGACGATATTGTGTTCGCCGAGGGTATGAAAGACTACGTTCGGCTGCAACTAAACGATCAACTCCTGATTACGCACATGACCATGAGCCGATTGGAGGAGATGTTGCCCCCCTCCAAATTTTTGCGCGTACATCGGTCGTTCATTGTGCGTCGGCAGGCTATTAAAGAAATAGACGGTAATCTGATTAAAACCATCGACGGGCAGAAACGCGTACAAATTGGCGTTACCTACCGCGATGCCGTGATGGAAGAACTGAGGAAGAACCTGTTATGA
- a CDS encoding CBS domain-containing protein, with translation MLAAELIDPMLPALKPSDSVGQALDWMQEHRVGQLVLADQGEYRGVISEELLMDVADDEQLLADTMRLFEKAYVADDQHMYEVMGLAIQNRMEVVAVLNESREFIGTISASELLKQFAQELGVQETGAILILNINERDYSMAEISRLIESNQVKIVSSYFSSAAYGMPDRSKLTLKLNRRDIGPVISTLERFGYKIEAAFANAPVESIDQERLDSLLRYLNT, from the coding sequence ATGTTGGCAGCCGAACTTATAGACCCTATGCTCCCGGCCCTAAAGCCGTCCGATTCTGTCGGGCAAGCGTTAGACTGGATGCAGGAACACCGCGTTGGGCAGTTAGTGCTGGCCGATCAGGGTGAATATCGAGGAGTTATCAGTGAAGAATTATTGATGGACGTGGCCGATGATGAGCAACTGCTGGCCGATACCATGCGTTTGTTCGAGAAAGCCTATGTGGCTGACGATCAGCACATGTACGAGGTCATGGGGCTTGCCATTCAGAACCGGATGGAGGTGGTAGCCGTGCTGAACGAAAGCCGCGAGTTTATCGGTACTATCTCGGCCAGCGAACTGCTCAAACAGTTTGCTCAGGAACTGGGCGTACAGGAAACGGGCGCGATTCTGATTTTAAACATCAACGAACGCGATTACTCGATGGCCGAAATCAGTCGGCTGATTGAATCGAATCAGGTGAAAATCGTCAGCAGTTATTTTTCAAGCGCAGCCTACGGAATGCCAGATCGCTCGAAACTGACACTCAAACTCAACCGGCGCGACATAGGGCCGGTTATTTCGACGCTCGAACGATTCGGTTATAAAATTGAAGCCGCTTTTGCCAACGCCCCCGTCGAAAGCATCGATCAGGAACGGCTCGACTCATTGCTGCGGTATTTGAACACGTAA
- a CDS encoding CCA tRNA nucleotidyltransferase: protein MNFSEILHTHSIFDTIAREADVLGVDAYVIGGFVRDLVLNRPSKDIDVVCIGSGIALANAVGRALTTNVAVFENFGTAMLRAGTWEVEFVGARKESYRSDSRKPIVEDGTREDDQNRRDFTINAMGISLSKKTFGELLDPFDGLKDLKRKIIRTPLGPDITFSDDPLRMMRAIRFASQLNFDIEPDTFDAIVRMNDRIGIVSRERITDELNKIILSPTPSYGFKLLYHAGLLERIFPELVALKGVETIEGKGHKDNFYHTLQVLDNVAHRNQKGELPAEPENYELWLRWSALLHDIAKPATKRFDARVGWTFHGHEDLGARWVPGIFRTQKLPMHENMRFVQKLVRLHLRPIALTKETITDSALRRLLVDAGNDLDGLMALCRADITSKNYEKVQKHLRNFDKVERKLHDLETRDQLRNFQPVITGELIMETFGLPPSKEVGELKTMVREAILDGLVSNTMESAYPFLLEEGHKRGLFVKTMSDER from the coding sequence ATGAATTTTAGCGAAATCTTACATACACATTCGATTTTTGACACCATTGCCCGTGAGGCCGATGTGCTGGGCGTCGATGCCTACGTGATTGGTGGCTTTGTGCGCGATTTGGTGCTGAATCGGCCTTCAAAAGACATTGACGTAGTGTGCATTGGCAGCGGCATTGCGCTTGCCAACGCCGTAGGCCGTGCCTTGACTACCAACGTGGCCGTATTTGAAAATTTTGGCACGGCCATGCTGCGGGCCGGAACCTGGGAAGTCGAGTTTGTAGGTGCCCGCAAAGAATCGTACCGCAGCGATTCTCGCAAGCCGATTGTAGAAGACGGTACGCGAGAAGACGATCAGAACCGGCGCGATTTCACCATCAATGCGATGGGCATTTCGCTCAGCAAAAAAACCTTCGGTGAATTGCTCGACCCGTTCGACGGCCTGAAAGACCTGAAACGCAAGATTATTCGCACCCCGCTTGGCCCCGACATTACGTTTTCTGATGACCCGCTGCGGATGATGCGGGCCATTCGGTTTGCGTCGCAGTTGAACTTCGACATTGAGCCGGATACGTTCGATGCCATCGTGCGCATGAATGACCGCATTGGTATCGTTTCGCGCGAACGCATCACCGACGAGCTAAATAAGATTATTCTGTCGCCAACGCCTTCGTATGGATTTAAGTTACTCTATCACGCGGGTTTGCTGGAACGCATTTTCCCGGAATTAGTTGCGCTGAAGGGCGTAGAGACGATAGAAGGCAAAGGCCACAAGGATAACTTTTATCATACGTTGCAGGTCTTAGACAACGTAGCACACCGCAACCAGAAAGGCGAGTTGCCTGCTGAGCCGGAAAACTACGAGCTATGGCTACGCTGGTCGGCCCTGCTGCACGACATTGCCAAGCCTGCCACCAAACGTTTCGATGCCCGCGTTGGCTGGACCTTCCACGGCCACGAAGACCTGGGCGCACGTTGGGTGCCGGGCATTTTTCGCACCCAGAAGCTGCCTATGCATGAAAACATGCGCTTTGTGCAGAAACTCGTGCGGCTACACCTGCGGCCCATTGCTCTCACCAAAGAAACGATTACCGACTCGGCCCTGCGCCGGTTGCTGGTCGATGCAGGCAACGACCTCGACGGGCTGATGGCCCTATGCCGGGCCGATATTACCTCGAAGAATTACGAGAAAGTGCAGAAACACCTGCGTAATTTTGACAAAGTAGAGCGTAAACTGCACGACCTCGAAACACGCGACCAACTGCGTAATTTTCAGCCGGTTATTACAGGCGAGCTGATTATGGAGACCTTTGGCCTGCCGCCCTCGAAAGAAGTTGGTGAGTTAAAGACAATGGTGCGCGAAGCCATCCTGGACGGACTCGTATCAAACACAATGGAATCTGCCTATCCGTTCCTGCTCGAAGAGGGCCATAAACGGGGCTTATTTGTTAAAACGATGAGTGATGAACGATGA
- a CDS encoding DUF6089 family protein codes for MEGQAQRRPGTKFLPYSTVSFGAGSSHYYGDLAGYRQVLRSTFILPRWNATLGYTRQFTPNFAARASFTYARIVGDDYTFTKHNPQAFAIQYARNLHFRNDLKEFAVTGLYNFVADGRDSRVRAKLTPYLFGGVALVAHSPEARTPAPPNNGDYEAQKWVKLQPLHTEGQSQPGRDKPYSLVTIAIPVGIGARYRINDDFNVGFEIGYRYSFSDYLDDVGGSPYPDPATLQGVGVLMSDRRFERNAARYKNATDRYTVAQELFTADPTPFQTTVRGADGILRDGYILTNISIQYVIPGKIKCPPIR; via the coding sequence ATGGAGGGGCAGGCACAACGCCGACCGGGTACGAAGTTTTTGCCGTATTCAACCGTTTCGTTCGGAGCGGGTTCATCGCACTACTACGGTGACCTGGCGGGGTATCGGCAAGTGCTTCGCTCCACGTTTATTCTGCCCCGCTGGAATGCTACCCTCGGCTACACGCGGCAGTTTACGCCGAATTTTGCCGCCCGCGCTTCGTTTACCTACGCCCGAATTGTAGGCGACGACTATACGTTCACCAAACATAACCCGCAGGCATTTGCCATTCAATATGCCCGAAACCTGCATTTCCGAAACGATCTCAAAGAGTTTGCTGTAACAGGTCTCTATAATTTTGTTGCCGACGGTCGAGATTCGCGGGTGCGGGCCAAGCTAACACCGTATTTGTTTGGGGGGGTAGCCTTAGTGGCGCACAGCCCCGAAGCCCGGACGCCCGCGCCACCCAACAACGGCGATTACGAAGCGCAGAAGTGGGTGAAGCTGCAACCGCTCCATACCGAAGGACAAAGCCAACCCGGACGCGATAAACCGTATTCGCTGGTAACAATTGCGATTCCGGTTGGGATTGGTGCCCGGTATCGCATCAACGATGATTTTAACGTTGGGTTTGAAATTGGCTATCGGTATTCATTCTCCGATTACCTCGATGACGTAGGTGGCAGCCCGTATCCCGACCCGGCTACTTTACAGGGCGTGGGCGTGCTTATGTCTGACCGGCGTTTTGAACGGAATGCGGCCCGTTATAAGAATGCGACCGACCGCTACACGGTAGCTCAGGAGTTGTTTACGGCTGATCCAACGCCGTTTCAGACAACGGTTCGCGGTGCCGACGGCATACTGAGAGACGGCTATATCCTGACTAATATTTCAATTCAATATGTTATTCCGGGTAAAATTAAATGTCCACCTATTAGGTAG
- a CDS encoding alpha/beta fold hydrolase: protein MNYQLKEEAGFRYVDEGQGDVLLLLHGLFGALSNWDSVINTFSRQYRVVIPMLPIYDMPVRQASLEGLVAFVEKFVDQKDLHDLTLLGNSLGGHLSILYTFKNPDRVRRMVLTGSSGLFENGMGGSFPKRGSYEYIAERVAYTFYDPKVASKELIDEVFEITSSIPKCMNIVGIAKSAQRNNVAKDLYKIRVPTLLVWGLNDTITPAEVGHEFNRLIADSELYFIDKCCHAPMMECPDRFNQLLSDWLDRHPIYSEQLGNLETMTEFS, encoded by the coding sequence ATGAACTACCAACTGAAAGAAGAAGCGGGTTTCCGCTATGTTGATGAAGGGCAGGGCGATGTGCTGCTATTATTACACGGCCTGTTTGGGGCACTCAGTAACTGGGATAGTGTAATTAATACGTTTTCAAGGCAATACCGGGTCGTAATCCCGATGCTGCCTATTTATGACATGCCTGTGCGACAGGCCAGCCTCGAAGGGTTGGTGGCCTTTGTCGAAAAATTTGTCGATCAGAAAGATTTACACGACCTGACGCTGCTGGGCAACTCGTTGGGCGGGCATTTATCGATTCTGTACACGTTCAAAAATCCCGACCGGGTTCGGCGCATGGTGCTAACAGGCAGTTCGGGTTTATTTGAGAACGGTATGGGCGGCTCATTCCCCAAGCGCGGCAGCTACGAGTACATTGCCGAGCGGGTAGCCTACACGTTTTATGACCCGAAAGTAGCCTCAAAAGAACTGATCGACGAGGTATTCGAGATTACCAGCAGTATACCTAAATGTATGAACATTGTAGGTATTGCCAAATCGGCGCAGCGTAACAATGTTGCCAAAGATTTGTATAAAATCCGGGTGCCAACGCTGTTGGTCTGGGGGCTGAACGATACCATTACACCTGCCGAGGTTGGGCATGAGTTTAATCGGCTCATTGCCGACTCAGAGCTGTATTTCATCGACAAGTGCTGTCACGCGCCCATGATGGAATGCCCCGACCGCTTCAACCAATTGCTTTCCGACTGGCTCGACCGGCATCCCATCTACAGCGAACAGTTGGGGAATTTGGAAACTATGACGGAGTTTTCGTAG